Proteins encoded by one window of Dreissena polymorpha isolate Duluth1 chromosome 11, UMN_Dpol_1.0, whole genome shotgun sequence:
- the LOC127851143 gene encoding uncharacterized protein LOC127851143: MTYDKVQFSMDRDRQTDRKSEARSKDDDRTDDKRRFKPRSKQKRKSFYEVSLDHIDESHEPIVCSTVQCVPGKESLNPAQIVRTTVIKQYSDVVGIAVSIEKKMSENTDSEFDAKTNDTDDDDAFGDLRKEIHREPMEVQYAFDRQTSVDSDDASEGRRSKKGVKFELNGRNQTMPTMQYEVNSEHSNRSEEGPKIGSHENNEFTTNNEHEPLTTSILTKSSSADVNLMENNVKLPSVNKCQHMLHINGPDRDLILRKKFKQWDKPEGSCIICDIKDATAKYASVEANRILMEIVYPHRFYDKFQRSGKGKSQSGAVTRTPSFTKDAINICRQAKVSPKLGRRERTMPATYRSSGEASHTLSARESFRKWAADRLEQDYTAEKRSRREEKTRHGSQEAHLRCKEKTSAFVITDDSEGQKLVLKGLKGWLMKHYDNKRPKENKDVKKSMYLVGSLGIQFGIPEYNASLHDRKTTSPPPSACANSPRHVESHQPMKRPVTHIVSPRVQFHTNHNESRDIHSVPKRSIDGVSRTYASTFVPKLFEDKLNEEETKSNESDRDSVKLKNRYRKQNTSVTLPPISRDLRSKSLTFSLI, translated from the exons ATGACCTATGACAAG GTACAGTTCTCCATGGACAGAGATCGTCAGACTGACAGGAAGTCGGAGGCCAGAAGTAAGGATGATGATCGGACCGACG ACAAAAGGCGTTTTAAACCTAGAAGCAAACAGAAGCGTAAAAGCTTTTACGAGGTTTCATTGGACCACATCGACGAATCACACGAGCCGATCGTCTGCTCAACCGTCCAATGCGTACCGGGAAAGGAAAGCTTAAATCCCGCACAAATTGTTAGAACGACGGTCATCAAACAGTATTCTGACGTTGTCGGCATTGCCGTGTCCATTGAGAAAAAGATGAGCGAAAACACAGATTCCGAATTCGACGCAAAGACAAATGACACTGATGATGACGACGCTTTCGGTGATCTGAGAAAGGAAATCCACAGAGAACCAATGGAAGTTCAATATGCGTTCGATCGACAAACATCAGTAGATTCAGATGATGCAAGCGAAGGGCGTCGAAGCAAGAAAGGTGTAAAGTTTGAACTTAACGGCAGAAACCAGACGATGCCAACAATGCAGTACGAGGTCAATTCAGAACATTCAAATCGAAGTGAAGAGGGTCCTAAAATAGGTTCACATGAGAATAATGAATTCACAACTAACAACGAGCACGAGCCATTGACAACATCGATTCTGACTAAAAGTAGTTCGGCAGACGTAAATTTGATGGAGAATAACGTCAAACTGCCCTCTGTGAACAAATGCCAACACATGCTGCACATAAATGGACCGGATAGGGATCTAATCTTACGTAAAAAGTTCAAGCAATGGGACAAACCAGAGGGCTCTTGTATAATCTGCGATATCAAGGACGCCACCGCCAAGTACGCCTCTGTGGAGGCCAATAGAATACTCATGGAAATAGTGTACCCGCACAGATTCTACGACAAATTCCAGAGATCAGGAAAAGGCAAATCTCAATCTGGTGCTGTCACACGGACACCGTCCTTCACGAAGGACGCTATAAATATTTGCCGACAAGCGAAAGTGTCGCCGAAGCTTGGCCGAAGAGAGCGGACTATGCCGGCGACGTATCGCTCTTCCGGGGAGGCATCTCATACTCTCAGTGCTCGGGAGTCTTTCAGAAAATGGGCTGCGGACAGGCTAGAGCAGGATTATACAGCGGAAAAGCGGTCAAGGAGGGAAGAAAAGACACGGCACGGGAGTCAGGAGGCTCACTTGCGTTGCAAAGAAAAGACGAGTGCGTTTGTGATAACGGATGACAGCGAGGGGCAGAAACTGGTCCTGAAGGGTCTGAAAGGCTGGCTGATGAAACATTATGATAACAAACGACCGAAGGAGAACAAAGATGTCAAGAAAT CTATGTATCTAGTGGGCAGTCTGGGGATTCAATTCGGGATTCCTGAATACAACGCTTCCTTGCATGACCGGAAAACAACATCCCCACCTCCTAGCGCATGCGCAAACTCTCCAAGACATGTAGAATCTCACCAGCCAATGAAACGACCTGTTACTCACATTGTTAGCCCACGTGTTCAGTTCCACACCAATCATAATGAGTCACGTGATATCCACTCTGTGCCAAAGCGTTCAATTGATGGAGTGAGTAGGACCTATGCGAGCACGTTTGTGCCAAAACTCTTCGAAGATAAGCTAAACGAGGAAGAAACGAAAAGTAATGAATCAGATAGGGACTCGGTCAAACTTAAAAATAGATACCGCAAACAAAACACCAGTGTGACGTTGCCTCCTATAAGTCGTGATCTCAGATCAAAATCACTAACATTTAGTCTCATCTGA